The DNA region GACGATTTTGAAGGAGCCGGACAACGTCTTTTCGTTCAGCTATCCGACGCTGTGGACGGCGAGAGGAGATCAGGGCAGCATGTGGAAGAACGTCACCGTCGATCTTTACACTACCGCTTATTCGAGTAACGATTTTCAACTGTCGGTTCGCGCCGATCTGGTTacgtcgcgatcgagcgatATTGCCGTTGACGATTTCATGTTTTCCGACGGTTGCGACACCTATTTTATGGACACGAAGCCGTGCTATAATCTCGACGTTTGTCATCCGGTTACCAATGAAACGATGCCGCCAACTCAGGGTAAGAAAATAGACACCAAAGATAGAAAGAGGTTCTATGCGTTCTTTTTATTAATAGGTCCGGTTACTGGTGATTGCACTTTTGAAACTGGCGCTTGCTTCTGGAACAACGTCATCTGCGATGACGATGATTGGCTTATCAACGAAGGCCCGACTCCCTCGTTCAGCACGGGTCCCTCTGTGGATCACACAACGAATACCAACAAAGGCAGGCTGCttcaatcaataaatctaTTGCGATTAttatgtcttttttttcaggtcaCTTCCTTTATTACGAAGCCGGAAGTTTCTTCTCGCAGCTGAAGGAGGGCCGAAAGGCAATTCTCGAGAGTCCCAACATCaaagcgacgccgtcgtcgtgctcGATGAAACTTTGGTATCACATGTTCGGCAATCAGATGGGCTCCCTCCTCATTTATCTCAAGAGCGACACGGGCTTCCGACTTCTGAAAACCATCGACGGCAATCAGGGTAACGTTTGGCAAATGACCAACGTGACGTTGGCCAGTTTCACCGACTTCCGCGTTCACATTATCGCGAgtcgaggcgacggcgagagaaGCGATATAGCGATCGACGATATCACGTTCAGCGGATGCAGATTCGACAGTTCGGCGTCCAACACCTACTGCTCACAGGGTacgagaaaaatcaatactaattatatatatttttatattttattttagctCTTAAAACGGGCTGCTCCGACGGAAGTCGCGAAGGATTCTTCAGTCAACCCAACGTCGCCGGTTGCCTTGGCGACTGGGACGGCTGGAGAAGTCTTCGCGATCGACCGACAACCCGTCGCTGCGGCaaccaattcgacgacggaacgagcGTGAAATGCTTCGCTCCCTCCGACATTTGCGATTCGGCGAACGGATGGCAAGTGTGCGGCTACGGCGGCGTCTCCGGTGAAGTTCCCGGATTCATTAACAGCGCCGCGTGCAAGACGGCCGGCTACGGACGCTTCAGCGCCGGAATAAATCACTGCAACAAGCGTCAGAACGTGTGCGAGAAGCCGCGCGCTAACATCGACTACGGTTGCACGCATTATGACGTCGAATGCGACGAGCCGTTGTGCTGTGGACTTTCGTGTACCGATCAGTCAAAGGTCGCATGTGATGGAGGTTTTTGGCCCGGGGCTACGTCCTACACGCCTATGTCCCTCTTTTCCGGATGCTCGCgtttgacgtcgagcgaAGCTGGCGGCGTCATGTGCTGCTGTAAGCGTAGATCGAATAATTAAtacgtatttaattattgatttttttagataatAAGACGTTCGTCCCGCCGACGAAGCCTCCCGGTTTGTGCGCGACGTGTTCGTTCGATTACGGCATGTGCGGTTTCTATGACGAGAACAAGGATAATTTCAACTGGCAACGCAATCAGGGGCGCACTCCCGGATTCAACACGGGACCGGATAACGATCACACTACGGGCACGTCAACTGGTATGAgtatatttaattgaattaaattTTGTGACGTTGATTTGCTGTGCGTAGGATTTTACATGTACATCCAAACGGGCTTCTTTGTCAGTATCAATCCCAACGACGTGGCAATTCTACGAAGTCCCGAGTACAATAAGACCGATTTGGCCTGCGACGCTTGCATGCTCGAATTCTGGTACCACATGTATGGATCAACAGTGGGATCTCTTGAAGTAAGTAACCCAACATATATATGTGTATATGAATACACGTGTCTTTTCTCTAGGTCTACGTTGAGGAGACGTACGACAAAGGCGTCGCCTCTCGTTCTCCCGTCTGGAGTCTCTCCGGCGACCAAGGCAACAGCTGGAAACTCGCCCAAATCTATCCGATGAACGTCACGTCGCCGACCTTCCACATTCTCTTCCTCGCTCGAGCGACGGGCGGCCGATTCGGCGACACcgccatcgacgacgtcacactCAAATCGTgcccttcgtcgccgccgccgccgccgtcgtgtCCGCCCAACGAGTGGCGTTGCGCGAGCGGACGCGAATGCATTCCGATGATCCAGCGTTGCAACGGAGCGAAGAACTGCAAGGACGGTTCGGACGAGCTCGGCTGCTTGACCGATTGCCACGAACTCTTCTGCGTCAACGGGGGAACGTGCTACATCCAATTCGGCGAATCCTATTGCCATTGCGTTGGACCGTTCGGCGGACGACGATGCGAGAAGCCGATTACGGTGACGTCGGCTCCGGCGACtcccaagacgacgacgaaggcacCTGCGACGATGCGCCCATCGACTGCGGCGCCGACCGTGTCCGCCTGTCCGAACCAAGCGTGCGATCCGACGGCGAACGATTGCGTTTGCAGCGTTCTCAGCGAACCGCTTTATTGTCAAACGTGCGAGCAGACGGCTGATACGTGCAACTACTGCGTCTGTCAAGTGATACAGGGACAGAGAATGTGCTTCTTCACGCAGGCGTACGTTAACCAACTCAAACAAGCTGTCGTTGGGggctcgccgtcgccgaagccTACGGAAGGGAAAAGCAGCAGCCATCACGGTATTCCATATAATCATTATTAATAAtcattattttatttttattttttaatgtAGCTGGTATGTATGCTGCTATTGGAGTGAGCATAGGCGTTGTGGGCATCATTGTTGTCGCTGTTATTATCTATCTTATTTTGTCCAAGAAGTAAGTCGTCGATTCTCgccgcaatttttttcttggtaACTCTGAGGCGTTTTTATAGGTATCAGACTCAGAAGGACGTCGCCTCCGGTGCGAGCCGACCTCGAAGCGGAATGTTGTCCGAAGCTGCTTCGGGCATCGGTAATCCTGTCTACAGCATGTACGGCGCTGAGGACGGCGGAACGGGCGGCATGGAcaacatcgacgacgtgagtTTCGTCTAATACAAatagaaattaaaattagaCATTTTTTTATCTTCTTAGGTTGATATGTCTGATATGTTTGCGCCAGGTGAAGCGACTCTACCAAAGTTCCAGGGCACTCTAGGCAAGGAGGCTCAGGCCAATCCTCTATACGCAGATCCGTACGCCCAGATGGATCAGTAACGTTTTTTACGTACGCACAGCTGCTCTTTGTATGATGAATGTTTGCTAACTGTGAATGTTTTTGCTGTTGTTTCATTATTTTTATAGTCTTTTTCATGTTTTGCTGCAAGACGACACAATCGTTTTTTTACAATGAATGCGTGGCCCAAGTTCAGCGTGATTCAGCCAGCGAACATAAAAGTGTAAGTACAACACATATTATTTAGTGACGTAGGGGGACTACGTCACGGAAGGCTCTATATCGCGTTGTCTCCCGTATCCGAATCTCGGATCCTGCGAAATCGGCTGAATGGCCTCGGATCACGACGTCACAACGACTATTCCGGCTTTAAGCGACATTCCGGTAGCTCAGTCGTCTCAAATCGATGCAAACGAACCGGAAAGccaaagcgaaaatcgaGACGACGCCACGCTCCATCCGAATCTTCATCCAAACGACTCATCCGAGACCCAAATAGAATCAGAAAccaaccgaaacgacgagaactCGCCAACTCCACTCGccgcgatcgaaacgaaatCCAGAAGCCCAACCGGAAGCGAAATTTTAAACATTCGCGGCGACCCGGAAGGAgcgagagaaacgacgacgtcacctcATCGAGTCAAATGGATTCTTTGGCGCGGCCAGAGCACGCCAATTGTGACGCAGAACGAAAACGGACCCTGCCCCCTATTGGCTATATGTAATACGCTAGTATTGTCACATAAGATGAGTTTGCCTGAGGGAACTGAGCGTATATCGTCTGATGAGCTCAAAGAACTTCTCGCTGAATTTACAGTAGAAAATATGAGGCAGGGGAACGAGGTGAGGTTAGGAGGGAGAGAAggattaatcaattaattaattaatgatgaTTATATATTAGAATGTACCCGAATCGCAGAGATTGGATTTTGAGAAAAATTGCGACGACGCAATGGGCGTCTTTGATAAACTCCACACGGGTCTCGACATCAACGTGAAGTTTTCCGggtaaaaataataaaataatcgAAAAATTAatacgaaaaaaatcgatttcagcATTCGCGATTTCGAATTCACTCAAGAATGCATTCTGTTCGATTTGCTCGACATTCGGCTCTATCACGGCTGGCTGCCCGATCCCCAAGACACGCAGATCTATCCGATTGTATGCAATCTAAGCTACAATCAACTCGTAGAAAAAATCATTGCCGGGCAACAAAGCGAAGCCCAGCAATTGAGCCAATCGCCGGGAACCGCTACACAGACAATGACCCACGGTAAACATTATTAAATACGAGTATTTTTTAATGGTAATTAAGGTTGCGTCGTAGCTATTCTATGTCAAGAGTTTTACACGTCGAGTCAGGCCCAGCTTACGTATCATGGATTATCTGAATTGGCGTCTCACGTGGATGACAAGGAGCTGTgcgttttcttcagaaaTAATCACTTTAGCACGTTGCATAAAGAAAAGGTTGCACGCTCCTTCTTCGTTCCTCcgcgtgatttttttctttcttagggTCATTTGTATTTGCTTGTCACGGATCAGGGTTATCTCAATGAGCCGTCTATTGTGTGGGAAGTTCTCTCGAATATTGAAGGGGATACGGATTTTGTTGATGAGAAATttcaaacgtcgacgtgtcACACGAGTGCGCAGTCCTATGATAGGAGGGAGGAGATTCCGGACGGGCGAGAGGCGACGGATTATCAGGGAATGAGTCAAGAAGACCAAgagtaaaaataaaaaaaatgatgaagTTATACGTCTATTATCTATATAGCCTGTTAATTGCTATGCAATTGCAAGAGAACGAACAAGTGCCCCAGCCGACGCACGTTGACCTCCCAATGGGACATGACACATCGCGagagtaaagaaaaaaatcaataattgaaTAACTGAGGACTATAGTTGTTTGGGTTGATTTTTTAGTCACGAACTTGCCAGGCAGTTACAGCGAGAATTCGACGAGCAGGAGCAAGCTGCAGCACGCCAACAACAGCGCACTCCTCCACAacagcgaagagaagaagaagagccaagacaagaaagaagaccACAAGCACCATCATCAAAAGACTCCTCATGTATAATTTTGTAGTGCAAAAAGGTATGAAGTCTGATTATAATTATGATTATTAGCATTGCATAGCAGCACGGATATATATAAAGGTGTGGATGACTTGTTGATGTCTCGTGATTGGACCTAATCGTGCAGCCAATCAGATAGCGTATCAAACATGACGCTCATCCTACGTGCACGTGCTGTCTTTTCATTCGGTACCAAGCACGAGTAGGAGACACCTCGTGAGAAGGACAAATAAGTGAGCTCTTTCCCTCGCTCCCTGGAGTCTTCTCCACAGGCGCTCATTGGAATCTCGCGTATAGGTTGACGTGTACAGAGCAGAATGAAGCTTGCAATTGGCCTCATCGCTTTGCAACTAACTCTGCGTAAGTCACGCACTCCGCGCGCACCCAtgcaataattaattaaatcaaaaaacgcgatGATGACTCCACGTAAAGAGTTTGAGAAGTTCGAAATGGAAACTCGTTGGAAGGGTGTGTCTTTGTCACATTGGGCGTATCCAAGACAAAATTAGCATAGATTTCCCTCCCCAACATAGCTCACAATTACATATTAAATTATCCGGGATGTTTATTCGTAGTGACCAGCGCCCAGCAGTCGTGTCCCAACGTTCCAAGCAACACGCAGGACTGCAACTTCGACAAGAACGACATCTGCGCGTGGAATCGAATCCCGAGCGACGGTCTCCACTTCATAACGAAATCGGGCAGCGCGGACAGCAGTTGGTGGCGTCGCACGGGCCCCAACTCCGATCACACGTCCGGAAACGGTCACTACATCTacatcgaatcgtcgtcgccgacgcgaaaGGGTCAAAAAGCCGAACTCCGCTCCCAATTGCTCTCTCCCCCCACGGGATCGGGCCCCTGCTGCAATGTGACCTTCTGGTATCACATGTGGGGCGGCAGCGTCGGATCTCTCTCCGTTCTCATCGAAGACGCGCGCTCCCTCaagctgacgtcacaatggaCCAAGAGCGGTGACCAAGGCGACAAGTGGATCTACGCGAGCGTCAATCtccaatcgtcgacgtcatatTACGTCAGATTCGAAGCGGTGGCGGGCGGCGATCAAAGCGACATCGCCATCGACGATATAAAGTTCAATGGTTGCCCTCAAGGCCCCACCCCCGTCACGCCCACGCGTCCACCGGGCGTCAGTCCGGGCGATTGCGATTTCGAAAATTGTTTCTGTTGCTGGACGAATCAGCTGACCGGAAATCAATACACGTGGTCGCGCGGACGCGGCTACACGGAATCCAAAGGCACGGGTCCCGGACACGATCACACCTATGGGAACATTCAGGGACATTATATGTTTATTGAATCGTCGAATCTTCCGCAGAAGGACGGTTGGCGTCCGCACGAGGCGAAATtgcgaagtcgtcgtctgaaGAAAGTGTCGCAAAAGGGACAATGCTTCTTCACGCTTTGGTATCACATGCTTGGATCCAGTGTCGGTCGATTGACCATACTCAAGGAACCGGATAACGATTGGATTCATCCGCATCTTTGGGATATTACCGGTAGCCAAGGCGACGCGTGGAAGAACATCACCGTGGACGTTTATACGTCCGGGGACGAGAATCGCGACTTTGTGCTTAGCGTGCGCGCCGATCAGATATCGGATTCGCGATTTAGCGATATTGCTGTCgatgatttttcgttttcggccGGATGCGCTAAGTATTTCGAGGAGAATACAACGTGCTACAATTTGGACGTTTGCCATCCCAATTTCACTTCTGGACTTTCCAATGCACCTACACCTggtaggaaaaaaattgattaaataTTTGATATAATCTTTGGTGTTTTTATTAGGTCCGCCTACTGGTAATTGTGATTTTGACAGCAACGATGGCTATTGTTTCTGGAATAATTTGAAgtgcgacgattttgattGGTTCCCGAGAAAAGGAGGAACTCCCTCGTGGAATACGGGTCCTGGATCGGATCACACGTTTGGAAACGATAAAGGTATCCGGATATaaacatttaattaattattatttattcatttctTTAGGCTATTATACTTACTTTGAAGCGGGAGATTGGAATGCGTGGCGAAATCGTCAAGAAGGTCAAAAGGCTATATTAGAAAGTCCCAATATCAAACCTCAGCTGGGCCCTTGCAATCTCGAATTGTACTATCACATGTGGGGCAGCGACATGGGCAAGTTGCAAGTCTATCAGAAGAACTCCGAGGGTTTCCGCCTCCTCAAAGAAGTCTCAGGAGATCAGGGAAACCAATGGAATAAAATGGCCTTCAGTTTATCGAGCTATTCCGATTATCGAATTCACATCATCGCCCTCCAGGGCACCGGCGAGAAAGGCGATATCGGGCTCGACGATCTCAAATTCACCGGCTGCAAATTCGACTCGTCCGTCGCTACTTCCTACTGCGAtccaagtaagaaaaaaataaaataagaaaatacaGTGGAAGCACTCTTGGAAACGCGAGGCTCCACTGTACCGTATACAGTACTCGTGCGAATAGATAGAGTCTTGTTTAGAGCTCCCCTTTCGCGTGTAgtctccccccccccccccccccccccccccccaagaCGAAAAGATAAAGCTTTATCTCAAACACTGTCCACCTCACTTTTTCGAGAGAAACCGTCTTTCTATAGTCGAGATTCTAAGGGGTGCGATTATTTAGAATTGGCCCTTACGACCGGATGCGCCGACGGTTCGCGCGAGGGCTTCTTtaacgagaaaaacgtcgccggTTGCCTGGGCAATTGGGACGGCCTGAAGAGCCTCCGCGATCGACCAACGCGACATTGGTGCGGAAACAAATTCAGCAACGGTAACAGTCGCAAATGCCTCGTACCATCCGACTTGTGCGACTCGGAAAACGGTTGGCAAGTGTGCGGATACGGCGGCGTTGCCGGCGAAATTCCCGGCTACATCAATAGCGGCACGTGCAAGGCGGCCGGCTACGGACGATTCAGCGCCGGTATTAATCATTGTAGTAGGAAATTAGGCGCGTGCGATAAGCCCAAAGCGAACGTTGACTACGGTTGCTCGCATTATGATTTGAATGATTTGAGTTGCGACGAGCCGCTCTGCTGCGGATTGGATTGCGAGAAACAGGACAAGGTCGACTGTGACGGAGCGTTTTGgcccggcgcgacgacgtatACGCCTCTGAGCGAGTATAAGGGATGCGCGCgtttgacggcggcggaagccgGCGGAGTTATGTGCTGCTGTAAGTTAAAGAATTCTATATATTAgctgttttttattttgattttatttagaTAATAAGTCGTTTgtgccgccgacgccgccgcctggTCTTTGCTTGACGTGTACGTTTGATAATGATGATTGCGGGTTTTATAATGAGCAGAACGACAAGGGAAATTGGCAGCGTAAGAATGGCGCCACGCCCGCGTGGAATTCGGGACCCGATGACGATCACTCGCTTCAGAACGGATTCGGTAtgaaaataataatcaaGGAagttatttattgatttttttgaattaaaGGATATTATATGTATGTTGAGACGGGATGGAATATTCCTACTAAGGACGGTGACGTGTCGATCTTGCGAAGTCCCGAATACAATCGAACGGAGTTGAATTGCGGCACGTGCATGCTCCAATTCTTCTATCACATGTACGGATCCGACGTGGGAACCCTCGACGTaagaacaaataaataaaaataaaaatataataattaaagatatTTCGTCTCTAAGGTCTTTGTTGAGGAGACGTACGACAAGGGTCCTCTGTCACGTGAAGCAATTTGGACGCTGACTGGTGACCAGGGCAATAGTTGGAAACAAGCCCAAGTCTATCCAATGAACATCACCTCGCCCACATTCcactttctcttcctcgccACAATGACCGGCGGAAACGCCGGCGACATCGCCATCGACGATATAACCATCAAGGAATGTCCGAGTtccccgcccccgccgcccACGTGCCCGCCGGAGGAATGGCGTTGCGCCGACGGTCGCCAATGCATTCCCTTGAAACAGCGTTGCAATGGGCCGACGAACTGCGAGGATAAGTCCGACGAAGGTGGCTGTCTCACCGATTGCAGTCCTCTCTATTGCGTCAACGGCGGATCGTGTCATATTCGATACGGGGAGATGTATTGCTATTGCGCGTGGCCCTATACTGGACGTCGTTGCGAGGTTACGATTTTCGGCACGCGTCCGCCCAGCACGGGAACTcccgcgacgacggaagcggcgacgacggaagcggcgacgacgcgcgaacCGACGCGCGAACCGACGCTCGTGCCCATCGTTTGTTCGCCGCAGGCGTGCGAGCCCCATTCGCTTTCGTGCGTTTGCGATCCCGTCAGCGATCCCGAGTACTGTTTGGCGTGCGAGCAGACGGTGGAGAATTGCGAGACGTGCGTCTGTCAGACGATCGGGGAAGCGCGTCGCGTGTGCTATCGCACTCAAGCCTATGCCAATGCATTGCGTGAGAGTCAGGAACCCGGCAACACTCCAGAGCCGGGAGACGGAAACTCGGCAGGGCAGGGCCaagacggcagcggcggcggcgataaTAGTAAGTGGAGcacgcttaattaattaattaaatttaataattaattaaattaattattttatagCTGGTATGTATGTTGCTATTGGAGTGAGTGTCGCCGTTGTGGGTATCATCATTGTGACTGTCatcatttattttatgaTGAAGCAAAAGTAAGTGCAGTGTATGCAAAGCTGGAAAGGCTGCACTGTTGTTTATTCTTTAGATACCAGGCTCAGAAGAGCGACAAGCCGCGCGGTGTCTTTTCTGCTGAAACCGCTTCTGGTATTGGTAATCCGGTCTACAGTATGtatggtggtggtggtggccAAGATGTTGACGTAAGACATCGGAGTCAATAGGATTGTGTTTTCACGCGTTTTTTAGATTGATAAGTTCATGCCATCTGCAGGCAAGGGCGGAGACACAAATCCGCTCTATGAGAAACCGTAGAGCAGTAAGGTGAAAACGATGGCATTTTTTGGGCTGAATTaatatgttttttttctttttttttgcattTGTTTGATGTACGTATGTTTGCTGCTTGAATATTTATATACGGGTgtcgtcaatgacgtcaggttTCGCTTCCGTAGCGTGCTGTAAACGACCTCGTGGTTTGCAAAATGGActggctttcttttcttctttactATGTTCCCATGCTGATTTTGCCGTCTATTTTTACTGCGCTTGCCATAGCGATTCACAAACTGGATGTCATCGGCTATTTCACGTTCAAAGTGAGTCGAAATCGCTAAAgaacgcgacgaatcgaactATGGGCGCTTCTAGATGaccgaagaggagaagaaagttcacgccggcggcgatttcgtGGCAAAAGTCCTAAAAGTGAGTACAACGCCGTACAATGTCCATGTGTGGGCGTGTCTGGGAGGGGGCGTGCCATTGATAACCCACGTTTCTTCAGGAACACGGCGTAAAGTACATTTTCACCTTATGCGGAGGCCACATCTCGCCGATTCTCGCCTCCTGCGAAAAATTCGGCATTCGCGTCATAGACACGAGACACgaagtttgacgtcatcccAGCACGTGATATATCCTCATAACGATATTCTCCAAGGTCACTGCCGTATTTGCTGCCGACGCTGTGGCTCGTTTATCCGGGGTAATTGGGGTGGCCTGCGTCACGGCAGGTCCCGGCGTAACGAATACAATAACGGCCGTGAAGAATGCTCAAATGGCTCAGATTCCTATATTGCTTCTGGGTGGAGCGGCTCCTACTTTGCTACAGGTCACAGTGGCAAATCTATGTTAATCCACTCGtgtttttattgatttttctgtagGGTCGCGGTGCTCTTCAGGATATTGATCATCTTAGCCTGTTCAAATCTCTGTGCAAATACTCGGCGAGCGTTCGAAAgtaaaataaagaaaataatttaatagggattaattaattaattaattaattttgtgaGCACAGAGTGCGTGACGTCGTTCCCACACTGAGAAAGGCTATAGCTGTAGCTCAGTCCAATGTTCCAGgtacaaattaattaaaaaaattattgattaaaaTTATTGCTTTTAGGTCCGTGTTTTCTTGAGCTTCCCATCGACGTTCTCTATTCCTTCGACCTGCTCTATTCACAGTTCTGCAAAAGGGTACATAAACGCGTCAttaattttaaaataaaaatgtatATGTGTGTCTCCAAGCCAAGCAAGAGTGGCTTCTTGGATAGAATTTTCATGCGGTTTCTATTAGCTAGCCACAAATCAATCACGTGTGCAatctccctctctctccacTAAGGTACATTGAATCGCGAGTCTTTTCCGTTCACTCCGACGCGTGGAGAAACACCGACTATTCGCCTCTACCCGTATCAGTTCCCATGCCAACGACGAGAGACGGTAAAAAATTGATAtccttatttaattaaatatttatactTTGTAGTTGATGGGGCTGTGAGGTATTTTTGTGAGGCAAAGCGTCCCGTTATATTGGTCGGCAGTCAAGCGCTGCTGCCTCCGACAGCTGCAACGGATATTAGAAAATCTCTCGAAGTGATTtcattaattgattaattaattaattattgatttttctcttttaattaaggcttTGGGTGTGCCTTGTTTTTTGGCTGGAATGGCGCGCGGGCTTCTGGGACGACGTAGTCCCATTCACATTCGCCAGCGGAGAAGGGACGCTCTCAAGGAAGCCGATGTTGTCATTTTGGCAGGTTGAGACAGCGGATACGATGTAGCCAAAAGGCTGAGAGTATGTTCTAGGTATTCCTTGTGATTTTCGGCTCGAGTACGGTCGAGCGTTGAGTCGAAAATCTAAAATTATTGCAGTCAATCGCGATTATGAGCATCTAA from Oscarella lobularis chromosome 19, ooOscLobu1.1, whole genome shotgun sequence includes:
- the LOC136198804 gene encoding ubiquitin carboxyl-terminal hydrolase MINDY-1-like isoform X2; its protein translation is MASDHDVTTTIPALSDIPVAQSSQIDANEPESQSENRDDATLHPNLHPNDSSETQIESETNRNDENSPTPLAAIETKSRSPTGSEILNIRGDPEGARETTTSPHRVKWILWRGQSTPIVTQNENGPCPLLAICNTLVLSHKMSLPEGTERISSDELKELLAEFTVENMRQGNENVPESQRLDFEKNCDDAMGVFDKLHTGLDINVKFSGIRDFEFTQECILFDLLDIRLYHGWLPDPQDTQIYPIVCNLSYNQLVEKIIAGQQSEAQQLSQSPGTATQTMTHAILCQEFYTSSQAQLTYHGLSELASHVDDKELCVFFRNNHFSTLHKEKGHLYLLVTDQGYLNEPSIVWEVLSNIEGDTDFVDEKFQTSTCHTSAQSYDRREEIPDGREATDYQGMSQEDQDLLIAMQLQENEQVPQPTHVDLPMGHDTSRDHELARQLQREFDEQEQAAARQQQRTPPQQRREEEEPRQERRPQAPSSKDSSCIIL
- the LOC136198804 gene encoding ubiquitin carboxyl-terminal hydrolase MINDY-1-like isoform X1 gives rise to the protein MASDHDVTTTIPALSDIPVAQSSQIDANEPESQSENRDDATLHPNLHPNDSSETQIESETNRNDENSPTPLAAIETKSRSPTGSEILNIRGDPEGARETTTSPHRVKWILWRGQSTPIVTQNENGPCPLLAICNTLVLSHKMSLPEGTERISSDELKELLAEFTVENMRQGNENVPESQRLDFEKNCDDAMGVFDKLHTGLDINVKFSGIRDFEFTQECILFDLLDIRLYHGWLPDPQDTQIYPIVCNLSYNQLVEKIIAGQQSEAQQLSQSPGTATQTMTHAILCQEFYTSSQAQLTYHGLSELASHVDDKELCVFFRNNHFSTLHKEKGHLYLLVTDQGYLNEPSIVWEVLSNIEGDTDFVDEKFQTSTCHTSAQSYDRREEIPDGREATDYQGMSQEDQDLLIAMQLQENEQVPQPTHVDLPMGHDTSRDHELARQLQREFDEQEQAAARQQQRTPPQQRREEEEPRQERRPQAPSSKDSSSLHSSTDIYKGVDDLLMSRDWT
- the LOC136198798 gene encoding MAM and LDL-receptor class A domain-containing protein 2-like → MKLAIGLIALQLTLLTSAQQSCPNVPSNTQDCNFDKNDICAWNRIPSDGLHFITKSGSADSSWWRRTGPNSDHTSGNGHYIYIESSSPTRKGQKAELRSQLLSPPTGSGPCCNVTFWYHMWGGSVGSLSVLIEDARSLKLTSQWTKSGDQGDKWIYASVNLQSSTSYYVRFEAVAGGDQSDIAIDDIKFNGCPQGPTPVTPTRPPGVSPGDCDFENCFCCWTNQLTGNQYTWSRGRGYTESKGTGPGHDHTYGNIQGHYMFIESSNLPQKDGWRPHEAKLRSRRLKKVSQKGQCFFTLWYHMLGSSVGRLTILKEPDNDWIHPHLWDITGSQGDAWKNITVDVYTSGDENRDFVLSVRADQISDSRFSDIAVDDFSFSAGCAKYFEENTTCYNLDVCHPNFTSGLSNAPTPGPPTGNCDFDSNDGYCFWNNLKCDDFDWFPRKGGTPSWNTGPGSDHTFGNDKGYYTYFEAGDWNAWRNRQEGQKAILESPNIKPQLGPCNLELYYHMWGSDMGKLQVYQKNSEGFRLLKEVSGDQGNQWNKMAFSLSSYSDYRIHIIALQGTGEKGDIGLDDLKFTGCKFDSSVATSYCDPKLALTTGCADGSREGFFNEKNVAGCLGNWDGLKSLRDRPTRHWCGNKFSNGNSRKCLVPSDLCDSENGWQVCGYGGVAGEIPGYINSGTCKAAGYGRFSAGINHCSRKLGACDKPKANVDYGCSHYDLNDLSCDEPLCCGLDCEKQDKVDCDGAFWPGATTYTPLSEYKGCARLTAAEAGGVMCCYNKSFVPPTPPPGLCLTCTFDNDDCGFYNEQNDKGNWQRKNGATPAWNSGPDDDHSLQNGFGYYMYVETGWNIPTKDGDVSILRSPEYNRTELNCGTCMLQFFYHMYGSDVGTLDVFVEETYDKGPLSREAIWTLTGDQGNSWKQAQVYPMNITSPTFHFLFLATMTGGNAGDIAIDDITIKECPSSPPPPPTCPPEEWRCADGRQCIPLKQRCNGPTNCEDKSDEGGCLTDCSPLYCVNGGSCHIRYGEMYCYCAWPYTGRRCEVTIFGTRPPSTGTPATTEAATTEAATTREPTREPTLVPIVCSPQACEPHSLSCVCDPVSDPEYCLACEQTVENCETCVCQTIGEARRVCYRTQAYANALRESQEPGNTPEPGDGNSAGQGQDGSGGGDNTGMYVAIGVSVAVVGIIIVTVIIYFMMKQKYQAQKSDKPRGVFSAETASGIGNPVYSMYGGGGGQDVDIDKFMPSAGKGGDTNPLYEKP
- the LOC136198802 gene encoding 2-hydroxyacyl-CoA lyase 2-like → MDWLSFLLYYVPMLILPSIFTALAIAIHKLDVIGYFTFKMTEEEKKVHAGGDFVAKVLKEHGVKYIFTLCGGHISPILASCEKFGIRVIDTRHEVTAVFAADAVARLSGVIGVACVTAGPGVTNTITAVKNAQMAQIPILLLGGAAPTLLQGRGALQDIDHLSLFKSLCKYSASVRKVRDVVPTLRKAIAVAQSNVPGPCFLELPIDVLYSFDLLYSQFCKRPSKSGFLDRIFMRYIESRVFSVHSDAWRNTDYSPLPVSVPMPTTRDVDGAVRYFCEAKRPVILVGSQALLPPTAATDIRKSLEALGVPCFLAGMARGLLGRRSPIHIRQRRRDALKEADVVILAGIPCDFRLEYGRALSRKSKIIAVNRDYEHLTKNSPSLWKATLAIQADAGSFLVSLPKKMPNYKCSPDWLQKLQERDLEKEKANRLKSKEPCKKHMNPLQILYHTEEMLDDDSVIVVDGGDFVGSAAYIVRPRGPLNWLDPGAFGTLGVGGGFALGAKLCRPDSEIWVVYGDGSLGYSVAEFDTFTRHKLPVIALIGNDAGWTQIAREQVPIFNSSIGCDLDYCDYDKVAEGFGGAGLVLKDASDEEIDAVLSKAKAIAKTGKPVLINALIGKSDFREGSISM